The Sandaracinaceae bacterium genomic interval TGTGGAGACGCTCGGCGACGTGCCGAATCACGTGACTCAGCTCCTGGGGCTCGTCTCGCGCGGCGCGTCGGCCGCGTACGCGGCGTCCGGACTCGAGCTCGCGGCCCGCTTCCCGGCTCGAAGCTGGCGTCTCGAGGAGGCGCCAGCCGGGCGCGCGGACGGCGCCTGCATCACCACCGCGCTCGACAGAGGAGTGGTCGTCGAGGACTACGACGTCTGCTTCGCCTGGCAGGCGCTCGGAAAGAGGCCGGAGCTCGGTCCCCACTACGCCTCGCTCGGATCCCTCGAGCCGGCCCGAGGGAGCGCCGCGTTTCGGTCGCTGACATCTCTGGCGACGCTGCCGGACGAGGCGTGGGAGTGGGCGTCGCGGTTGCTGGCGTGGGGCCTCGCCGACGGTCACGTGGCTCCGACCACGCTCGTGCGGCTCGTGCGCGCCGGCGCCGACGACCCGAGCGAGGCGCGCGCCGATCGCGTCAAGCGTCTAGCGCTGGCCGTCGGGGATCGCGATCCAGACGTGGCGGTCCTTCTGGACCAGATCTCGTTCGCGGGGGACCTCTCCCCGAAGCTGCTCGACGCGCTCGAGTCCGCGCTCTCGACGACGATCGACACGGAGTGTCTCTACGCCTCGATCCCCCTGCTCGACGAGGTCGCGCCGACGTGGACCTCGGAGCTGCTGGCCCGTCACCCCAGCGCGCTCCTCCGCGTCGGCGCGCGCCTCGGGTTGCTGCCCCTCGACCGCATGGTGGGCCTGGTGCGTGCGGTGCTGTCTCATCCCGACTTCATGCCTCCCGAGACGCCCTCTGGGTGGCGCCGGGCGTTGGCGCTCCCTCGCCGCCGCGATCCGTTCTCGCGCGCTCTCCGAGAGCACTACGCGGACCGGCGCCGTCTCCGGCCCGGGCAGCTGAGGCGCCACGAAGAGCGGGCGAGGGCGCGGTGGTGTCTCGCGCGCCTCGATCTGGTCGAAGATCTCGCGTGGGGCGACGTCAGCCGCTCGCTGGAGGGAGCAGACCGCACGGAGGCCCTCGAGCACGCGGCTGCGTTGCTCACACGGGCCGGACCCCATCGTCGGGGGCTACGGCGCTTGTTGCGCGCCCATCTTCGAGGCGATCGAGACTGGGTATGGCGTCACCAGGCTTCTCGCGACTGGATCCGGCGGCACCCCGCGCTGGACGCCGCGCGCTGGCGAAGCGGGATCACCACGACCAGGGTCATCTCCGGTCGAGGCTCGCTCCGCCTCTCGTTCGAGCAGGACCCCTTGGAGGTGGTCCGCCTGGGCACCTACGTCGGGAGCTGCCTGGCCCTGGGTGGCGTCTTCGACGACGACGCTGCGGGGATCGCGCTGGACGTGAACAAGCGTGTGATCTTCGCCCGCGACGAGGCCGACCGGGTCGTCGCCCGTCAGCTCGTCGCGGTCTCGGAGGCCGACACGCTGGTGTGCTTCCACGTCTACCCGGTCGGCTCGCCCGAGCCGATCCAGCGCGCGTTCGCGGAGTACGACCGCGCGCTGGCCGAGCACCTCGGCGTGCCCATCCACCGGGAGGATCCCGACGGCCCCGGCGACAGCTACGAGATCGCCAGCGTGCTCTCGGCGAGCCTCTGGGACGACGGCGCCTGGGACCTCGAGCCCGTCACGGGTTGACGACGCCCACGCTCCCCGCGCCTCCGTCGTCGGTCGCCGGGTCGTAGCCGAAGCCGCCGGGCCCGCCGGCCACGCTCACCGTCGCGCCAAACGCGCCGCTCGTCGCCACCGTGCCGCCCGCGCCGCCGCCGCCGGGGCCCGAGTAGTCCCAGCAGCTGGTGGTGGAGGCGCCAGTGCAGCTGACGCCCATCGGGTCGCCCTCGCCGGACGCTCCCTCCGCGAGCACCGCGCCGGCCCCCGAGACGTCGCCGATCAGCACCGCGATGCCGCCGCCCGCGCCGCCGAAGCCGCCGGGCGGGTTGTCGGCGAGGGTGTTGTCCGCGCCGCCCGAGCCGCCGCCCGAGCCGAAGAGCCAGCGACCGGCCACGCCGTACGCCATGCCCGCGCCGCCGCCGCAGCCGCCTCCCGCGCCCGCGCCGCCCGCCGCCGTGTGGCCGCCGCCGCCGCCCGGGTGTCCGAACGAGCCGCACGCCTCGCCCGTGCCGCCGCCGCCGCCGCCGACGTTCGCGCTCGTCGTGTTGGGGGCGCCGACGCCCACGATCGACTCGCCCTGCGCGCCGTTGAAGAACGCGGTCGTGTTGCGCGCGCCGCCGCGGTAGCCGCGCCCGCTGACGTCCACCGCGCCGTCGAGCGTGAAGCCGCTCGTGGCGCGCATCGCGAAGACGCCGCCGCGCGTTCCGTCCCAGGGGCTCACCGTCAGCGTGACGCCCGCGGCGACGGTGACGGCGTCGAACACCGGGACGCGCTGCAGCACGACGCGCTGCGTGCCCGCGCCCGCGCCGAGGTTGGTGTCGTCGCTCGCGCCGTCGCCGTAGAAGTTGGACTTGGGCGCCGTGAACGTGACGGTGGAGCCCGCCACGCTCGCGACCTGGAGCACCTCGACGTTGCCCACGTTCACCGCGGAGCCGGCGTGGCCCTGCAGGTTGATCAGGAGCACCTCGTCCCCGGCCGACAGGCAGCCCGCGCTCGGCGCCGCGCTCAGCGTCGCGTCCATCGCGCCCAGGCCCGTCACCGAGTACGAGACCATCTCGCCGCCGTCGGCGCAGCTGCGGCCCGCCGTGTTGAAGGTGCTCAGGTTCGCGTCTCCCGAGAACGCCGTCACCACCCGACGCCGCCGCACGTAGACCTCGGTGTAGGGCAGCGGGTGGTCCCCCGCGTTCTCGGAGTAGAGGAACGTCGTCGGGCTCGTCGAGCCGCCCGTGGTCGACAGCCCGTAGCCGAAGCCGTCCTTGTTGCCGTGTCCGCCCCAGTCCCAGGTGAACACGCGCTGGTAGTCGTTCGGCGTGACGGATCCGTAGGCGAAGGTGTCCTCGGTGTTGGTGCTGGGGTAGGTGCCGCCCGGCCCGAAGGCCGACGGGCCCACCACGTGCGAGATCCCGAAGCCGATCGGCGCGCCGTAGGACTCCACGCCCGGGCCGCCGCCGTCGTAGACCCACGTCCAGGTCGTCCGGCTGAGCGGGCGCCAGCGCACGTCCTGATAGCCGCTTCCGTCCGCCGCCGCCGCGCGCCGGAGCCAGATCTCCGTGTCCGTGAAGTCGATGCCCGCGCTGTTGTCGATGAGCTCCTGGATGAGCGCGCTCGCGAGGTAGGTCGGCGTGAACGCGGCCGTGGTCCCGCGCCCGGTGCGCACGTCCTCCGGCATGCCCGCGCCCGCGTCCGAGAAGCCCCAGTCCTCGCGGCCGCGGCCGACGAGGACCCAGCCGCCGCCGTCGAAGTCGTCGTCGACGTAGAGCGGGACCGTGCCGCCTCCGATGGCGAACTCGTGCTCGCCCGTGCCGAGGCCGAACGCGGCGTCGAGCGAGCGGTGGCCGCAGCTGCCCGCGTCGCACACGCCGCTCGCGCAGACGTTGCCGCACGCGCCGCAGCTCGAGGCGGAGCTCAGGTCGGCCTCGCAGCCATCCGACAGATCGACGTTGCAGTCCGCGAAGCCCGAGTTGCACACCTGACCGCAGCCGCCGCCCACGCAGACCGGGGTCGCGTTGGTGGCCGCCGCGCAGGCCGTGCCGCAGCCGCCGCAGTTCGCCGGGTCGATGTCGGTGTCCGTGCAGACCCCCATGCAGTCCGAGAAGGGCATGCTGCAGCTCGTCGTGCACGCGCCCATCGCGCAGATCTCGCCGGGGCTGCAGGTGGTGCCCGCGCTCATCCCGGCGCAGGTGCCCGACGCGCCGCAGAACGCGCGGTCGGTGTCGGGGTCGACGCAGCGTCCGCCGCACGCGATCTGGCCGGACGGGCAGCTCAGCGAGCAGGTGCCCATGCCGCAGACCTCGCCCGACGCGCAGGTGTCGCCCGCGTTGACTCCCGCGCAGTCACCCGCCGCGCCGCAGTAGACGGGGTCGGTGTCCGGGTCGACGCAGCGTCCGCCGCAGGCGAGCTGACCCGAGGGGCAGCTGACCGTGCACGTGCCCATGCCGCAGACCTCGCCCGACGCGCAGGTGTCGCCGGCGTTCATGCCCGCGCAGTCGGCGCTCGCCCCGCAGTAGACGGGGTCGGTGGACGGGTCGACGCAGCGTCCGCCGCAGGCGACCTGTCCGCTCGGGCAGCTGGCGCTGCAGACGCCCGCCGCGCAGACCTCGCCCGCGGTGCAGGTGTCGCCGGCGTTCATGCCCGCGCAGTCCGCGCTCGCGCCGCAGTAGGTCGGGTCGGTCGACGGGTCGACGCAGCGTCCCGCGCAGTCGACCTGGCCGCTCGGGCACGAGGTCGCGCAGGTCCCGGCCGCGCACACCTCTCCCGCGCTGCACATCGCGCCCGCGTTGGCGCCCGCGCAGTCCATCGACGCGCCGCAGAAGACGCGATCGGTGTTCGGGTCGACGCAGCGACCGCCACAGGCGATCTGCCCGGCCGGGCAGCTCGTGTCGCAGATCCCCGCCGCGCAGACCTCGCCCGCGCCGCAGGTGACGCCCGCGTTGGCGCCGCCGCAGTCCATCGACGCGCCGCAGTAGGCGCGGTCCGTGTTCGGATCGACGCAGCGCCCGCCGCACGCGATCTGCCCGCTCGGGCAGCTGGTGGCGCAGGCGCCGGCCACGCAGATCTCTCCCGAGACGCAGGCCGCGCCCGCGTCGGGTCCGCTGCAGGTGCCCGCCGCGCCGCAGAACGCGCGGTCGGAGCTCGGGTCGACGCAGCGCCCACCGCAGACGAGCTGTCCGCTCGGGCAGCTCGTCGCGCACGTGCCCGCGGCGCACACCTCACCCGCGCCGCAGATGTCGCCCGCGTCGGGGCCGGCGCAGCTGGCCGAGGCGCCGCAGAAGTTCCGGTCGGAGTCCGGGTCGACGCAGCGACCGCCGCACTCGATCTGCCCGGGAGGGCAGCTGGTGGCGCAGGCGCCGGCCGCGCAGACCTCTCCCGCGGCGCAGCTGGCCCCCGCGTCGGCGCCCGTGCAGGCGCCGGACGCTCCGCAGAAGTCACGGTCGGTGGCGGGATCGACGCACGCGCCGCCGCACTCGATCTGTCCCGCGGGGCAGCTCACGTCGCAGCTTCCCGCCGCGCAGAGCTCTCCCGCGGCGCAGGTCGCGCCGGCGTCGGAGCCGGTGCAGTCGCCCGAGGCGCCGCAGAACGCGCGGTCGGTGCTCGGGTCGACGCAGCGCCCACCGCACTCGAGCTGTCCCGCGGGGCAGCTCGTCGCGCACGCTCCGTCCACGCACACCGCGCCCGGGTCACAGGTCACCCCGGCCTCGGCGTCGGCGCAGCTGCCGGTCGCGCCGCAGTAGGCGCGGTCGGTGTCGGGATCCACGCAGAGCCCGTCACAGACGAGCTGTCCGCTCGGGCAGCTGGTGGTGCACACGCCGTCGGCGCAGACCTCTCCGTCGCCGCACGCCAGATCGCACCCGCCGCAGTGGTCTCGGTCCCGGCCCGTGTCGACGCAGCCGCCGCCGCAGAGCGTCGGGGTGTCGCCGCCGCAGGACAGCCCGCAGCTCCCGCTCGAGCAGACCTCGCCGTCTCCGCACGCCGCGCCGCACGCGCCGCAGTGCGCGCGGGCGACGTCGGTGTCGAAGCAGCCGCCCTCGCAGTCCGTCTGGCCGGCCGGGCAGGTGGTGGCGCACATCCCCCCCGAGCACACCTCGCCGTCACCGCACGCGACGTCGCAGGCGCCGCACGCATCGGGCGAGCTGGAGACGTCGACGCAGCGATCGCCGCAGCGCACGAGCCCGGTCGCGCAGTCGTCGGCGCCGTCGAGCGCTCCCCCGTCGACGGGATCGCCGCCCCCACCGCAGCCGTGCATCGCCGCGACCAAACCCACGCACCACAAGAATCGCTTCAAGACGACCTCCCTCGACTGCACACGATGCCGGGGAGTCGGGGCCGTCGTCAACGGATTGTTTTGGTATTCGTGGAAAAGGCGTCATGGGCTCGGCGCCGACGCACCAGGAGGGCCCCGAAGAGGAGCAGGGCCCAACCGGGCAGCCGCGGCGGCGTCGGTGTGGAGACCGCGCAGCCCCCGCCTCCGGATCCCGCGCCCGCGTCGATCCCGGGGATCACGCCGCCTTCGCCGATCACACCCCCGTCGGGGAGACCCGCGTCGAGCGGCGGCAGATCCGGATCGCGCACCACGAAGAACGCGGCCTGTCGCCACTCGCTGTCGACCGAGCCGTCGTTGGCCTTCACGCGCCAGAAGTAGAGGTGGTTCTCCTCGAGCGGCGGATCGAGCCGCCACTCGGTGAAGCCGGGCGTCTCCTCGAGGGGCTCCGAGGTGCGAAGGTCCTCCGAGTCGAAGGTGTCGACGGTGTCGATCTCGAAGACGTAGCGCAGCGGATCGAGGTCGGGATCCTCGGCGTTCTGGGCCACGAGCCGCGGCGCGCGATCGAGCAGCGCGACGCGGTCGGTGGGGAAGGCGGGCGTGGGGGCGCTCGGGGGGCGGTTGGGCGAGACCATGAGCGCCCAGCGGTGCTCGATGACGCCGTCGTCGCCGTCGTCGATCGAGACGGCGACGTCGATGGCCTCGCCCGCCAAGGTGACGTCGGACTCGGTCGGGACCCAGCTGACGCGCCCGCCGTCGGAGACCGTCATGCGGGCCGGGCCCTCGACGAGGGCGAAGCGCGGCGGGTCCATCGCGCCCGCGGGGTCCTCGACCTCGATGTCGTACGCGAGATCGACGCCGACGCTGGTCACCGCGGGCGGCGCGCTCGTGACCCGCGGCGCGACGTTGTCGACCCGGATGGCGCGGTAGCGCTGCGCCGTGTTGCCCATCGCGTCGGTGGCCTCGATGCCGACGCGGACCACCCCCGGACCGTCCGTCGCGCCCGCCGGCGCGGTGTAGGTGAGGGCGCCGACCGCCTCACCGAACACCCCGTCGTCGTCGAGGTCCCACGAGTGATCGAACGCGTCGCCCTCGAGGTCCTCGATCGTCGCCTCCACGACGAACGACGCGCCCTCCGGCACCTCGAACGGGCTGCTGAAGGTGATGCGCGGCGCGCCCTCGCTCGCGAGATCGAAGTTGACGATGGCGTCCAGGTAGGGGTCGGCGCCCATCAGCGCGGTGTCCGGCGTCGCCTCGAGCCGCATCGCCTCGGCGGCGGCCATCGCGCGGGTCATCGCCTGCACCGCGAAGTGCATGATCACCACGCGGCCGCTCGCCGGAACGGTGACCGACCAGGTGTAGCCGAGGTTGTCGCCGCTCAGCGAGATCGCGCTCGGGCTCACGGCGGGAGCGGCCCCGCTGAACACGTGGGCGAGCGAGGGGTCGCCGCTTCCGTCCGCCGCGTCGTCGCTCGCGAACCAGGTGTCGGCCGCGCTCACGATCGTGTCCCCGGAGCTCGTCGCGGTCACGACCGTGCCGGAGTCGCTGCCGAGGTTTCCGTAGATCTCGACCGCGATCGTGATCGGGCTGGCCCCGTCGTTCTCGAGCACCTCGAGGTAGCGCGCGAAGTCACCCCCGGCTGCAGGGACGTAGACGATCCGCCGCACGTTCAGCCCGCCCATCGCCTGGACCGGCATCTCGACTTGCCGGCCGCCGAGCGAGAGCGTCGAGGCGCCCGCGGGCATGTACTCGTCGCGCCCGACGCGGAGCGAGTAGCAGGTGTCGTAGGCGTCGACGCTGCCGTTGGCGAGCGAGCCGGCGGAGGCGAAGTCGTCCGACTCGTTGATGTCGAAGAGGAAGCCGCCGCCGCTCGTCAGGTCCACCCGCGCGAGGGCCGGGCTGGCGCCGAACACGACGGACGAGCACACGAGGAGCAGCGACCCGGGATGGAGAAGAGCGCGCATGGCGCGGGCAGCATAGCCGAGGCCACGCACCTCTCACATGAGCGCGAGCTGCACGAGCAGGCCGAGCGCGCCGAGCGCCGCGCCGCCCATCCACCAGCCGGCCCGCTGCGCCAGGGCGCGGGCGAGCGCCGCGCGGGGGCCCGCCCATGCGCGGCGGGCGCGGAGCCGCGGCGCGCCATCCCGGAACGGGCCGACGTCGGGCGGATCGCGGCGGACGCCGAGCAAGGTCACGTGCGATCCCTCGGCCGGCTGCCCCCCGCCCCCGATCGCGACGTGGGTGGGGTCGTCGAGGCCGTCTCGCTCCAGCGTCAGCCCGCCGTCCTCGCTCGCGCGCGCGACCCCGGAGGGCGCGTGGCGCGCGGCGAGGGCGCGGACGAGCAGCCACGCCGCGGCGGAGAGGCAGGCGAGCGCGGAGAGGAGGGGCAGCGCGAGCAGCACCCCGCCCGCCGGAGAGGCGCCTCGGCGCATGGACCAGAGCGCGTCCTCGAGCGCGTCGACCTCGGCCAGGCCGAAGACGATCGCCGCGGCCCAGGCCATGACCGCGAGGATCCAGGGCGTCGCCCCGCGCGGGTTGGGGGCGGGGATGCGCATCGCGCGCGGTCGACCGCAGCGCGCGGCGGCCAGGGGCAGGGCGATCAGCGCGCCGATCCACGGCGAAGCCTTCCACGCGAGCGGGAGCGACTCCGGCGGCGGCGCGTAGAGCATGCCCGGCGCCCGATAGGGGGACCACACGAAGCACGCGAGCGCGACGAGCGCGAACGCGGGGTAGGCGACGGCGTCGAGCCCGAACGAGCGACGCTCGTCTTTGGTCAGCCCGCTCGTCGCGGCGAGGATGGGCGCGACCTCGTAGATCGCCACGCAGATCACGAGCGCGACGAGCGCCCGCGCCGGGTCGTCGAGGCTCGCGACGCCCCGCGCGCGGCCCATGTCCGTCAGCGCGTTCGCGAGCAGCTCTCCCATCAGCCCGGTGCCGAGCACGGCGCCGAGCCAGCGCGCGGCAGATCGTCTGGGCGGCCGGTGCGTCCAGAGCACCATGAGGGCGAGCACCAGCGCGAGCGCGAAGGGGCCGTGCACGAGGCGGCCGAGGTGCAGCGCGCCCGGCACGCCGAGCGCGAGCACGAGGGCCCAGGCCGGCCACGGGGCGAGGGCGCGCGCGGTCAGGAGGGCCGAAGACTCCACGCCATCCCAGGACGCCCGCGCGCGGGGCGCGGTGTCGGTCGGCGCGGGGGCGTGGGCGGCTTCGGTGGACACGGGACACATGGGCGCGGCGGCTGAGGACATCCGGCGCTCCTTCAGCAGTGTGGCAAGGCTACCCCTCGGGGGACAGCGGGACGGCGAATCCCGCGTGCGACCCGGTGCTCCGAGGAGAGCTTGGGTCCAGTCAGGGGGCTGAAAAGCCCCCTGACCCCTTGCCCTGCCCTTGCCCGCGCGCTCGAGGCGACGCACCGCCCGACGGGGGCAGAGTGTTGGGAGATCGGCGACTTGCTCTGCGCCCGCCGCGCGCTCGAGGGCGATGTGGGAGCAAGGGCGACTCGAGAGCAGTGTTGGGGGCAGAGTGTTGGGGAGCAGAGTGTTGGGGGGCAGAGTGTTGGGAGGCAGAGCGTTGGGGGATCGGCGAGCTGCTCATCGCGGGCACGGGCAGGGGCACGGGCACGGGCACGGGGCAGGCGCCGCTCGGCCTGACGGCCTCTCGGCGCCTGCTCAGCGCTCGAGGGCGTGGGTCGCGGTGGCGCGGCCGTCCCGGTAGCGCGGGCGCAGGTCCTGGACGCCGGCGCGGATTCCGTCGCGGTAGGACTCGATGCGCATCTCCGCGGGGCAGGCGGCGGGCTCGAAGCGGAGCGCGGCCAGCTCGCCGTCCCCGGCGTCGCAGCCGGAGGTCTCGACCACCACCTGTGGAGCGCCGGGTGAGGCCTGGCACGCGACGGGCGCGGCGTCGTCGCAGGGCAGGGTCACGGCGCAGCGGATGTGGTTGCCCTCGGTCAGGATCTCGAAGGCGTACTCGGCCGCGCGCCAGCCCCGGCGGCGGCGCAAGGCGACGCGCACCCCGCAGTCTTCGCAGTCCGCGCTCGGCTCGGGCTCGCAGCGCGTGAAGGTCGCGTGCGAGGGCGTGCTGCTGATCGAGTCCGGGTTGGGGGCCGCGTCCTCGACTTCGACTTCGTCGCCCTCCGCGGCTTCGTCGATCTCGGCCTCGTCGACCTCGGCCGCAGCCGTGGCGCCTTCGCTGCGTGCGTCCGCGCTCGACATCGCCTCGGGCGTGCTCGCTTCGGAGGTGGCGCTCGCCTCGGCGCCCTCGCTTCTCTCGTCCGCGCGAGGCGGCGCCGTCGCACGTTCGGGAGCGCCGCAGGCGCAGGAGAGGACGAGGCAGAGGAGTGCCGACGAGAAGCGGAGCATCCGGTGAGGCTACCTCATCATTTCTCCGGTTCCGTTCTTCTCGGCGGGACTACAATCCACCCGTGAGCTCCTCCATCGACTCCCTGTTCGGGGGCGATCTCGATCACGAATCCCGCCTGCGCCTCGAGAACGAGCTCCGGCGGGCCATCGAGCAGGCCGTCCCCGACGGAATCGCGGCCGCCGACGCGACGGGGCGACAGGTGTACGTCAACCCGGCCCTGTGCGAGATGCTGGGGTGGCCGGCCGAGGAGCTGGTGGGGGCCATGCCGCCCTATGTGTACTGGCCTCAGGCGGAGATCCCTCGCATCCAGGCCGCGTTCGAGCAGACCATCCGCGGCGAGTCTCCCCCCAACGGCTACGGGCTCTCCTTCCAGCGCCGCTCGGGGGAGCAATTCCACGTGCGAGTACGCATCGGCGCCATGGAGCTCCCCGGCGGCGTCGCCGCGTTCCTCGCGGCCGTGACCGACATCGACGCCCAGCATCGCGCGGAGGAGGCGCTCCGGCGGAGCGAGCGCATCTACCGGGCCATCGGCGAATCCATGGACTACGGGATCTGGATCTGCGACGCCGACGGCAGGAACACCTACGCGAGTCAGTCCTTCCTCGATCTGGTCGGCATCACCCAGCAGGAGTGCTCGGAGTTCGGGTGGGGAGAGGTGCTGCACCCCGACGACGCCGAAGGCACCATCGCGGCGTGGAAAGAGTGCGCGCGGACGGGGGCGTTCTGGGAGCGCGAGCACCGCTTCAAGGGGGTCGACGGCGAGTGGCACTCGGTGCTCGCGCGCGGGGTCCCCATCCGCGACGAGCGCGAGGAGATCGTGTGCTGGGCCGGCATCAACCTCGACATCCAGGCGCTGAAGGACGCCGAGCGCGCGGTCCGCGAGAGCGACCGCCGCAAGAGCGAGTTCATCGCGGTGCTCGCCCACGAGCTGCGCAACCCGCTCGCGCCCCTGCAGAGCGCGATCGAGCTGCTCGAGGAGGATCGCTCCGAGGCGGTCGTCGACCGGTCGCTCGAGGTCATGCGTCGACAGGTCGCGCACATGACCCGCCTCGTGGACGACCTGCTCGAGGTCAACCGCATGAGCCGCGGCACGATCGAGCTCCGGCGCGAGCTGGTCGATCTGCGCGACGTCATCCAGGCCGCGGTCGAGTCGGTGAGCGGCGGGGTGAAGCGCCAGGACCACGTCCTGTCGAGCGACGTGGCGCCCGGGGCCATGGTGATGGACGCCGACCCGGTGCGCGTGACCCAGGCGATCTCCAACGTGCTCGACAACGCGGTGAAGTACACGCCGAAGGGGGGCGCGATCACGCTCCACGCGGAGCGCGAGGCCGACGAGCTGGTGATCCGCGTCGTCGACGACGGGATCGGCGTGGAGCCGGAGGAGCTCGACGCGATGTTCGACATGTTCACCCAGCTCGAGGTCGGCGCGGGCAGCGCGCGCGCCGGGCTGGGGATCGGTCTCTCGCTCGTGCGGGAGATCGTCGCGTTGCACGGTGGGCGCATCTCCGCGCGGAGCGAAGGGCGAGGCCGCGGGCTCGAGCTCGAGCTGCGATTCCCCGCGAGCGACCGAGACGTCGCGGCGCCGTCCTCCGACGCAGCCTCCGCGCAGACCCGTCGCGCCCTCCTCGTCGTCGACGACAACCGAGACGCCGCCGACATGCTGGCGGTGCTGCTCGAGCGCCACGGCCACGACATCGAGACGGTCTACGACGGCCGCGCCGCGCTCGAGCGCCTGCGCACGGGGCGCTTCGACGCCGCGCTCGTCGATCTGGGCATGCCCGGGCTCGATGGCTTCGAGGTGGCGCAGGCGGCGCGCGGCGACGCGTCCATCGGCGACGTGAAGCTCATCGCGTTGACGGGGTGGGGGCGCGAAGAGGACCGCGACCGGTCGCGCGAGGCGGGCTTCGACGGACACGTCGTCAAGCCGCCGAAGGTGAA includes:
- a CDS encoding PAS domain S-box protein; amino-acid sequence: MSSSIDSLFGGDLDHESRLRLENELRRAIEQAVPDGIAAADATGRQVYVNPALCEMLGWPAEELVGAMPPYVYWPQAEIPRIQAAFEQTIRGESPPNGYGLSFQRRSGEQFHVRVRIGAMELPGGVAAFLAAVTDIDAQHRAEEALRRSERIYRAIGESMDYGIWICDADGRNTYASQSFLDLVGITQQECSEFGWGEVLHPDDAEGTIAAWKECARTGAFWEREHRFKGVDGEWHSVLARGVPIRDEREEIVCWAGINLDIQALKDAERAVRESDRRKSEFIAVLAHELRNPLAPLQSAIELLEEDRSEAVVDRSLEVMRRQVAHMTRLVDDLLEVNRMSRGTIELRRELVDLRDVIQAAVESVSGGVKRQDHVLSSDVAPGAMVMDADPVRVTQAISNVLDNAVKYTPKGGAITLHAEREADELVIRVVDDGIGVEPEELDAMFDMFTQLEVGAGSARAGLGIGLSLVREIVALHGGRISARSEGRGRGLELELRFPASDRDVAAPSSDAASAQTRRALLVVDDNRDAADMLAVLLERHGHDIETVYDGRAALERLRTGRFDAALVDLGMPGLDGFEVAQAARGDASIGDVKLIALTGWGREEDRDRSREAGFDGHVVKPPKVKELFALLETLSARTPE
- a CDS encoding MYXO-CTERM sorting domain-containing protein — its product is MRALLHPGSLLLVCSSVVFGASPALARVDLTSGGGFLFDINESDDFASAGSLANGSVDAYDTCYSLRVGRDEYMPAGASTLSLGGRQVEMPVQAMGGLNVRRIVYVPAAGGDFARYLEVLENDGASPITIAVEIYGNLGSDSGTVVTATSSGDTIVSAADTWFASDDAADGSGDPSLAHVFSGAAPAVSPSAISLSGDNLGYTWSVTVPASGRVVIMHFAVQAMTRAMAAAEAMRLEATPDTALMGADPYLDAIVNFDLASEGAPRITFSSPFEVPEGASFVVEATIEDLEGDAFDHSWDLDDDGVFGEAVGALTYTAPAGATDGPGVVRVGIEATDAMGNTAQRYRAIRVDNVAPRVTSAPPAVTSVGVDLAYDIEVEDPAGAMDPPRFALVEGPARMTVSDGGRVSWVPTESDVTLAGEAIDVAVSIDDGDDGVIEHRWALMVSPNRPPSAPTPAFPTDRVALLDRAPRLVAQNAEDPDLDPLRYVFEIDTVDTFDSEDLRTSEPLEETPGFTEWRLDPPLEENHLYFWRVKANDGSVDSEWRQAAFFVVRDPDLPPLDAGLPDGGVIGEGGVIPGIDAGAGSGGGGCAVSTPTPPRLPGWALLLFGALLVRRRRAHDAFSTNTKTIR